CATCAAGTTTATATGTTTTTATAAACCACTTATAAACTCGGACGGACCTTCCGTTCCACGATATGGACATATAGCCGTTTCTCTATCTTTACCTCCGGGATAAGGATTGCCCGTGCTTTTGTAAGCGTATTTTTTTACGTTATTGAGGTTGCAGGTATAAGGGTGTGAGTTATGGGCGATTTTGCGCCGTAACTCGCACCCTTATACCTGCAATTGGCTAAATGAGCCCTTTCTACCTGCAAAAATGCTCCGTAATTGGTACCGAAATACCTGCAATATGTGAGAGATACGAGAATTGGACGTTCTGGCGGATCTAATTCGACCCTTTATACCTGCAATGACTCGACGATTGACCGAACTGAATATTCGTTGCAGGTAATTCGGTACTTATTAACGGAAGCCCACAAGAAAATAGCGCCTGACACATGCCTGACAATGCCCGTGCATACTCGGACGCTTGGCTTGCGGCATCAAAAAACCGATACGCGCCGGTAAAGCACGTATCGGTTTCAAAAAATGACCGTTATACAAACGTCACGTGGACTATTACAGTGACTGGGCGGCCTTTTCTACGTAGTCCTCCATGCCGTCGATGGCCACGACGTCCTTGAAACGCACGTCGGCGGTCTCGAGGCCACGCAGGGCGACCGGGGCAGTGGTACCGGTCTCACGGGCCAGCACGTCCATGCACTCGAAGTCGGTGCCGGTAGCGTCGAAGCCCAGAGCCTCGTTCACCACGCGCGGGAACTTGTAGGGGCTGGCGGTGGAGAGCAGCACGCGCGGGGTCAGCGGATCGCGCGGCATCTGCTCAAGCAGGTAGTAGCCGCAGGCGGTGTGCGGGTCGATTACGTAGTGGTTCTCATCCCAGCAGTGCTTGATGGATTCGCGCACCTGGTCCTCGTCGGCCCAACCGGTGCCGAAGATCTGGCGAATCTTGGCCAGCAGCTCTTCTGGAATCTCGTACGTGCCCCACTGGTTGAGGTCGTTCATCAGCATGGAGATCAAGCGTGTGTCGCCCTCGGACAAGTAGTACAGCATGCGCTCCAGGTTGGAGGAGATGAGGATGTCCATCGAGGGGGAGATGGTCTGGAAGAACGGGCGCTGACGGTTGTAGGTACCGGTGGTCAGGAAGTCGAACAGAACGTTGTTCTTGTCGGAAGCCACCACGAGGTGCTTGACCGGCAGGCCGAGCAGCTTGGCGTAGTAGCCGGCGAGGATATCGCCGAAGTTGCCGGTCGGGACCACGAACTCGACCTCATCGCCAACGTTGATCACCTGATCGGCTAGCAGCTGGGCGTAGGCGGAGAAGTAGTAGACGACCTGCGGCACCAGACGGCCCACATTGATGGAGTTGGCGGAGGAAAGCACTACGTGAGCATTGCCGGCGAGACGCTCGGCCAGGGCTCGGTCGCCGAAAATGCGCTTGACCGCGGACTGGGCGTCATCGAAGTTGCCTTCCACGGCGGCCACCTGTACGTTGGCGCCGGTCTGCGTGGTCATCTGCAGCTCCTGGACCTGAGAGACCTTGCCTTCCGGGTAGAAGACGGTGATGGCGGTGCCCGGGGCGTCCGCGAAGCCGGCCAGCGCGGCCTTGCCGGTGTCGCCGGAGGTGGCGGTGAGAATCATGATCTTCTCGTCCGCGTCGCCGTCGGCTGGCGTGGTGTGCGCCATGAAACGCGACAGAATTTGCAGGGCCACATCCTTGAATGCGGAGGTTGGACCGTTGAACAGTTCGAGCACGTAATCGTCACCCAGAGGCTTCAATGGAGTGATACGCTCGTCGGACCACTGCTCGCCGTAGGCATCGGCGATGCACTGGCCCAGTTCCTCGGCGGTGAAGTCCGGCAGCAGCGCGCCCAGCACTTCGGCGGCGATCTGCTGGTAGGTCTTGCCCGGCAGCGAGGCGACATCCACCTTGGTCTCGCCCAATGCGTCCGAGACGAACAGGCCGCCGTCGTCGGCAATGCCCTTACGAATCGCCTGCTTGGCGGTCAGCGAATCGGTGGTGCTGCGAGTGGAATGGAAGGTGGTAGCCACGGTTGAATCCTTATTCTCGGGAATGAAAGATACTACAAATCTTCATTATTCTATCGTCTGCCTCGGTCAGACGTCGCGGACGTCTCGTTTTGATTGTTTAGCGACAGAAATTCAGGAAATTAGTCCTATGCTCCTAAATTTCTGTCGCTAAGAAGTACTCAGTGACAGAAATTTAGGATTAATGGGTTTATTTCCGAGAATTCTGACGCTGAGCGGAGCTGAGCGACAGAAATTTAGAAGTATAGGGGTCATTTCCTGAAATTCTGTCGCTGAAGGATGCTGGAGGGATAGTGATGAGGGCAAAAGGTCAGAAAATATAGCCGTGGGGCGCAACAACCGCGGAAATTACACTGCGTTAGACCATTTGGTGAGTTAGGCTTGAATGTTATGAGTGATGAACTGAGTCCTGAGGTATTCGACGCGGTGTGCCGTCAGGCCGATCAGGCCGCGAGCGCACAGCAACGCCTTGCCCAGGCGAACACCGAAGCCAAGAACGAGCTGCTGCTGGCCATTGCGGATGCGCTGGACGAGCATGCCGCCGATATCGAGGCCGCCAATGCGCTGGACATGCTTGAATCCAAGGAAAACGGCATGGACGCGGGCAAGCTCGATCGCCTGCTTTTCGATACGCCGCGCGTGGCCGCCGCAGCCCAAGACGTGCGCCATGTGGCAACGTTGCCCGATCCGGTTGGTGAAATCGTGCGTGGCTATAACCTGCCTAACGGATTGCGTCTCACCCAAACGCGAGTGCCCATGGGTGTCATCGGCATGATTTACGAAGCTCGCCCCAACGTCACTGTTGACGTGGCCAGCCTGTGCCTGAAGTCCGGTAATGCTGCGCTGCTGCGAGGTGGGCACGCCGCCGAACGTACCAATGCCGCCACCTTGAGCGTTATCGCCCCAGTGCTGGAAGCTCACGGTTTTGATCCGGCTCTAGTGCAGTCCGTCGACCAGTATGGCCGTGCCGGCGCCACCGCCATGATGGAGGCCCGTGGCCATATCGATGTGTTGGTGCCACGCGGCGGTGCGGGGCTCATCCAAGCCGTGGTGCGCAATTCCAAGGTGCCGGTTATTGAGACCGGTGCCGGCAACGTCCATATCTATATCGACAGGTCCGCAGACCTCGTCAAGGCCATTCCGATTGTGTTGAACGCCAAAACCCAGCGTGTGGGTGTGTGCAATGCGGCCGAGAAACTGCTGGTGCATGAGGACGTCGCCGCTGAATTCCTGCCTCAGATTGCCGCAGCGTTGACGCAGGCGAACGTCGTGCTGCAAGCGGATGAAACTTCGTACGACATCCTCGAAGGCGCCGCCATTGAAGGGCTTGAACTGAATCATGCCACCGAGGAGGACTGGGATACCGAATACCTGGCGCTCAAGATGGGTATTAAGGTGGTGCCAAGCCTTGAATCGGCCATTGACCATATCAACATCCATTCCACCGGTCACACCGAATCCATCATTGCCGAGGACTATGCGGCCATCGAGGAATTCACCAAGCGCATCGACTCGGCCGTGGTCATGGTCAACGCCTCCACCCGTTTCACTGATGGCGGTGTGTTCGGATTCGGCGCCGAGCTCGGCATCTCCACCCAAAAGATGCACGCGCGCGGACCCATGGGCTTGAGGGAAATGACCACCACGAAGTGGATTGGCTATGGAACGGGGCAGGTGCGCGCATGAGCGAGAATGTGAAGAGCGAGGACAACGCCACAGTTGAGCTACGGCCGGATATTGACCTCAACGATCCCAAACTCAATCTCAAGATTGCGGCTGAGCGCCTGAGCATTGTGCGCTACGTGTTTCTCGTGCAGATTGAGGATGGCATCGCTTCGGCGGCGCAGCGAGCGTCGCTCGAGTACGCGGATGCAGTGCTTATCGGTTGGCCGGAGAATGAATCGCCGGAGATTGCGGATTTGACTGATGCCCAGCTCAAAACCGTGCGCGAACACATGGATCTGATGGAAAGCTACATCGCCAAATACACGCAGATGGAGCATGATGGCGATATCGATGGCATGACGGACACGCTGATTCGCATCACCGAACGCGTGGCCGAGGTCCGTCGACTGTATCAGCCGGACTTCCCTCTGCCTACGTTCGCTGAGATTCGCCGCGTGGTGCAGGATGAGTGGGACGAAGACATGGGTAAGATCGATCCCAAGGAAGACAATCCCACTGCCAATGAAATCGAGCAGGAAACCGAAAGCGCCAACGAAGGCGGCGAAGGTGGCAAAGCATGAGCAGCAGCGATCCGGCTGAAATCATTGCTGTCGCACAGGGCGAAGCCGAACGGCGTATGTCTGATCTGTCTGTGCCGGGCGGCGCGAATAGCCATGGCAAAGGTCGCCTTTCCGCGCGCGGCAATTGGCACACGCGTCTGCGCATCGGCATTATGGGCGGCACATTCGACCCGATTCACAACGGCCACTTGGTCGCGGCGTCCGAAGTCGCATGGGTGTACGACCTTGATGAAGTGATTTTCGTGCCCACGGGTCGGCCTGTATTCAAGCTTGATAAGGAAGTCACCAACGCCGAGGACCGCTATCTGATGACAGTGATTGCCACGGCATCCAACCCCAAGTTCACCGTGTCTCGCGTGGATATCGACCGTCCAGGTGTCACCTACACCATCGATACGCTTAAAGACATTCGCGCCCAGCATCCCGATGCAGAGTTGTTCTTCATCACAGGCGCTGATGCCGTGGCTGAGATCATGCAGTGGAAGGACGCCGACTTGATGTGGAATCTTGCCCACTTCGTGGCCGTCACGCGCCCCGGATATTCCAGCCCGGATGGCGTCACGCTGCCCGAAGGTAAGGTCGATACCCTGGAAATACCGGCTTTGGCCATCTCCTCAACCGATGTGCGCCGTCGTGCCGAGCACGACGAACCGGTCTGGTATCTGGTCCCGGATGGCGTGGTGCAGTACATCGGCAAGCATGGCCTGTATTCCAAGCAGCACTGACGGCAACCGCAGCGTATTATTTAAGCCAACCCCATCTTGATTTTCAACGTCATCACACGAATCGCCGACTGAGTGACCTTATTGGCGAAGGCGGGATCCGATGCCGCCCGCGTAGACAATCCATCCAGAATCGGCACGACATAGTTGGTGTCTCCGATGCAGACCAAATCGCCGCCGGCTTCCACGAGTTTGACTCCCAATTGAGTGGTGTCATAGGCGCTCACAGCCGCTGCCGACATCGAATCCGAAATCACTACGCCGTCATATCCCAGATCGCCGCGAAGATGCCCGTCAATGATGATTGAGGAAAACACTGCGGGATCATTGGGGTCAATGGCCTGATAGGTGGCCAATGCCATCATCACCATGGCAGGGTCGGCCTTATCGATGGTGGTGTCAAACGCCTTGATTTCCGTGCCATCCAAGGTGGTGGTCGTATCCAGGATGCCGTCGGCGGTGAAATCCGTGTTGCCGGTCACTGCGCCCAATCCCGGATAATGTTTGATGGCGGACTGTACTCCGGCATTGGCCATGCCCTGCACAAACGCCGTGCCATGAGCCGCGTTGCCTGCCGTGTCCAGTCCGAAATCGCGATAGAGCGCACCAATGGGGGCGTTGGCGGCCCGATTCACCACTACCGTGCCCAGCACGGGTGCAAGATCGACATTAATGCCGGCGGCTGCCAGCTGTGAGCCCCATACGCTGGCCGATTGACGCAACTGATTGGTCGACATGGTTCCCTGATCCACTGCCGTGGGCATCCGATCAAAACCAGGGCCGGTCAGATGCTGTACCCAGCCTCCCTCTTGATCGGTGGAGATAATCAGGCGGTTATCACCGGGGCATACCCCTGCAACTGGTCGTCCGCAGCCCGCACCGAAGCAACCCCTCCGGTCCATTTGCCGATGATGAGCACCGATCCCACATGGCGGTCGGCGATGAGTGAAGCCAGTGAGGCCGGGTCGTTGCCGGCATACAGCGGTGCCATCACCAACTGACCAATTCGAGTGTCCATATCCATGGCATTGACCATGCGATGAGCTTTGCTGGCAGGGGAGGGATCCGGCTTGGGGGTCACCGAACGTGCCAACTGCTGCGGAGTGTTCCGTGCAGCGTCTGCTGTAGCGGAACTTGCCGCGGCATCATTTCCAGTCATCGATGCAAACCAGCCGATGCGCCATCCATACAGCGCCGTGACTACCAGCGCTAGTACGCACAATACGGATCCGACCAACACGCCCCAATGCGAAGTCCTATGGCCATCCCGATAGGGACGTGCCGACGGTTGCTCAGGACGATTGCTCATAATCTTCCAGCATAGGGGAATCTCATACAGCTTGCTGGCAATCCGCTGGCAGTATGTGTTCAGGGTTTGTGAGGAACCCGCCAAGCTGAATACAAGCCGAAATCCAGTGCGCTGTGCTCAGGGCATAACCTACTTTCCCGACCTTTCGCTACGCTTGAATCATGTCTTTTAATGACCCTTTCTCAATACTGTTCGGCAATGGCGGCGGTTCCCGGCGCAATAACTCGAATGATGATGATCCGATCATTCTTAATGTTGAGGCCGATGGAGACACCCCCAACAGGAATGGCTCCAACCCCTCAGGGCGAGGTCCGGCCGGTCCGCGCTTGCCCCGCAGACCCTCCGGCAGCCATGGCAACAGCCGAGGCACCAAAATATTCATCGGCGTGGTGCTGGCATTGGTCATCATCGTCGCACTGTTCTTCGGTCTGTCCCGATTCATCACCGATCTGATGTGGTACGGACAGCTCGGCTTCCAATCCGTGGTGTGGACCCAGCTCGGCGTGAAAATCGGTCTATGGGTGGCATACGCATTGCTGATGGCCTTGACCGGTTTTATCGCCGCATGGCTGGCCATTCGCGCCCGCCCGGACTCCGCGGATGGCTCCACGATTCGCATCAATGGTGATGTGGTGGAAGTCGGCAAATCGGCGAGCTCCAAGACCGCACGTCGCGTGGCCGTGGTGATTTCGCTGATTGTCGGCGTGATTTTCGGCTCCCAGTTCAACGCGAACTGGAGCGAGATCCTGCTTATGTTCAACGCGCAGAAGTTCGGTACCACTGACCCGCAGTTCGGGCTCGACAACGGCTTCTACGTGTTCGTGCTGCCTGGCCTGAAGCTCGTGCTCGCAGCCGTGGCCATGCTGCTGGGCGTCGGGCTCATATTCTCTCTAGTCACGCACGTGCTGATGGGCGGCATCCGCATCACCATGCCGGTCAACGGTCGTGGCCTGTTCTCCATCACCAAGCGCGCTCGCCGTCAGCTCGGCATCTGGCTGATCCTTAACATGCTTGCGTGGTCCGTACGTCAGGTGCTGGGTGTTTTCGAACAGCTCACCGTGCAGGGCTCGCGTATCACTGGCGCTTCCTACACCGCAGTGCATGCCAACATTCCCGTCACCTTCATCATGGCTGCGTTGACCGCCATCCTCGGCGTGGTGCTTGGTGTGTGGTTGATGCGTTCCCATGCGCTTGAAGGCCAGGCGTCCATCGGCGTGCGCGCCTCTGCTGCTCTCAAGGCCTGGCGCGTGCCGGTCATTGCCATTGCCGCTACCGTAGTGGTCGGCATGGTGCTCACCATTGCTTGGCCCATGCTGCTGCAGCGCTTCCGCGTCAACCCGAACGCGCAGGAGATGGAATCCACCTATATCCAGCGCAACATCGATGCCACTCGCGCCGCCTACGGTCTCGACAAGCTCAAAACCGAGCAATACAAGGTGACCGACAAGGGCGAGCAAGGTGCACTGGCCAAGGAGGCCGACACCACCGCGCAGATTCGTCTGCTCGACCCGCAGGTCGTCAGCCCCACGTTCAAGCAGCTGCAGCAGTCCAAGCAGTACTACACCTTCGCCGACACGCTTGCCGTCGATAAGTATGAGATTGATGGCGTCTCCCAAGACACCGTGATCGCCGCGCGTGAGCTTGACCTGGCTGGCAACGACAACCGCAACTGGGTCAACGACCACACCGTGTACACCCATGGTTATGGCGTGGTGGCCGCTTACGGTAACAAGGTGACTGCCGACGGCCAGCCCGAATTCTTTGAATCGGGCATCCCCACCCAAGGCAAGCTCACCGAGTCCGAAAAGTACGAGCCACGCATCTACTTCTCGCCGAACACCACCGAATACTCGATTGTCGGCGCACCTGAAGGCACGCAGGCTTGGGAATTCGATTACCCGACCGGTTCCGAAGGCGCTTTGACCACGTTCAAGGGCGATGGCGGACCGTCGGTCGGCAACCTGTTCTCCCGGATTCTCTATGCAATCCGCTTCGGTTCGGACCAGATACTGTTCTCCGACCGTGTGAACAGCGAATCCCAGATTCTCTACGACCGTTCCCCGAAGGAACGTGTGGCCAAGGTCGCGCCGTACCTGACACTTGACGGTCGCGTGTATCCAGCCGTGGTCGATGGCCGCGTCAAGTGGGTCGTCGATGGCTACACCACCTCCGACGCCTACCCGTATTCGCAGATGACCGATCTCGGCAATGCCACCAAGGACTCCACCACGGTGTCTTCGTCGACGGTGTCCAGCCTGGGTTCGCAGCAGGCCAACTATATCCGTAATTCGGTCAAGGCCACTGTTGACGCATACGACGGTTCCGTGGACCTGTATGTGTGGGATCAATCCGACCCGGTGATCAAGGCGTGGGAGAAGATCTTCCCCGGCCAGTATCACCAGTTGTCCGAAATCTCCGGTGACCTGATGAGTCACCTGCGTTACCCGGAAAGCCTGTTCAAGGTGCAGCGTGAGTTGCTCTCCAAGTACCATGTGACTTCCGCCAACCAGTACTACTCGGGCGAGGACTTCTGGCAGACGCCGGTCGACCCCACCGAATCACAGTCCCAGCAGGATCAGGACATCCTGCAGCCGCCCTACTACCTGACCTTGCAGACCGGTGGCACCAAGGAGCCGGTGTTCTCGCTGACCTCCACCTATATTCCGGCCGGCCAGTCCACTCGAGAGATTCTGACCGGATTCCTTTCGGTCGACTCCGACGCCGGTAATGAGAAAGGCAAGATAGGACCGAATTACGGCACCATCCGATTGCAGGAGCTGCCCAAGGATTCGAATGTGCCGGGCCCCGGCCAGGCGCAGAACAATTTCAACGCCAATGCCGATGTGTCCAAGGAACTGAACTTGTTGCAGTCCGGTGACACGCAGGTGGTGCGAGGCAACCTGCTCACCCTGCCGCTCGGTGGTGGCTTGGTGTACGTGCAGCCCGTGTACGTCAAGTCTTCGGGTGCCACGTCGTTCCCGCTGCTGAAGAAGACGCTGGTGGCATTCGGCGATCAGGTCGGCTTTGCCGACACGCTTGATGAGGCGCTCGATCAGGTGTTCGGTGGTGACTCCGGTGCAGCGGCCGGCGATGCCGAGAATGTGTCTGGCGACGGATCATCCGACTCCTCGAACACCGGCGGACAGGATGCCAGCAATCAGCCCGGTTCCGACACCTCCGGCGACCAGTCCCAGTCTGATGGCCAGTCCGGCACCACGGACGGCAAGTCGGATTCTGGCACGTCATCCGGGCAGTCCGGCACCGCTCGCAGTCCCGAACTCCAGCAGGCATTGAGCGATGCCGCCCAAGCCATGAAAGACAGCCAGTCCGCCATGAAGAACGGCGATTGGACCGCCTACGGCAAGGCCCAACAGCAGCTCGAAGAAGCCCTCAACAAGGCCATAGAGCTCGACAAGTAGTTCACCGAAACAAGGTGGCTCCCGCTGGCGGGAGCTGTCAGCGCAGCTGACTGAGGGTGGTCAAGAGTGACTAATGCTATCACCCTCAGTCGCGGATAAACCGCGACAGCTCCCGCCAGCGGGAGCCATGCTATTGTCTGGAGTCATGCCATACACTTTCCGTCCAGCCGTCGAGTCTGATATCCAAGCCATCACCGACATCTACAACGCCTCGGTGGTGGTCGGCGGAGCCACCGCGGACCTGACTCCGCGCACCCTCGACCAGCGCCGTGCGTGGGTCGAATCCCATAAACCTCCATATGGCGTATTCGTGGCGGAATCAGAGGGCGGGCAAGTCATCGGCTTTGGTTCACTCTCCGTGTTCTACGATCGTGCCGGCTATGACGGCGTCACCGATCTCGCCTACTACATCGCCCCCGCATGGCAAGGCAGGGGAGCGGGCACGTTCATGCTGGACAATCTCCTACGCGAGGCCCGCGCCCGTCACATGCGCAAAGCCTGCGGCATCATCTTTGCCGACAACGCCGGCTCAATCGCCCTCATGCGACGATTCGGCTTCACCCAGTTCGGCCTCATGCCCGCTGCCGCCACCGACTCCACCGGCACCATGCGTGATATGTCCTACTGGTATCTCGACCTCTAAGTACAATCGTTGCGTTTGTAGGCTGGCGAGACAAGACGAGGAACGGATATGGCATCGGATTTTTGGCTGATTGCGGGACTGGGCAACCCGGGCAAGAAATATGAGGACACGCGACACAACATGGGCTTCATGACAGCCGACGTGCTCGCCGAACGCTGGAGCGTGAACTTCGCCGATCACAAGGGTCTTGCCATGCTCGGTAAGAGCACGATGAATCTTGACGGTCGCACCATCAAGTTCTTTCTGGCCAAGCCGTTGACCTACATGAACGACTCGGGCAATGCCGTGGCCTCCATCAGCGCCTACTATCAGATCGAGCCCGACCACATCGTGGTGATTCACGACGACATGGACTTGGAATTCGGACGCATCAAGGTCAAGGCGGGTGGCTCCGCAGGCGGTCACAACGGCATCAAATCCATCGATCGTTCACTCGGCACACCGAAATACGCCCGCGTACGTATGGGTGTCGGCCACTCCAAGCGTGGTGCGCATGCGCATGACAACACGGTGAACTGGGTGCTGGGTGGCTTTGGTCCGGATCAGCGCAAGCAACTGCCTGAATTCCTGGCCGACGGCGCCGATGCGGCCGAAGAAATCATCTTCCACGGTCTTGCCAAGACCCAGGAGAAGTTCAATGGCCGTTGATGCGAAGACGGCTGCTGACACAGGCCACAACGCCCATCCGGATCTGATTAACGGCTCGCTCGTGGGCGTCCTGTCCAAGCTCGAGCAGGACAAGGTTTTTCATCAACTGGCGGTTGGCGACATCGAAGTGTCGGATGATGTCGACAATTCCATTTTGGCCGGTGTTCCCGAAGGATTGCGTCCGGCATTGGCCGCCGCAATCGCCCAAGGCGTGAACGGTGGGGCAGGCAAGCCGGTCGTGCTGGTTGTGGCCTCCGGCCGTGAAGCCGAGGAAACCGTGGGATCGCTGCGCTCCTGGTATGACGGCGACCCGAACGATATCGCCCAGCTTGAGGCGTGGGAAACCCTGCCGCACGAACGATTGAGCCCGCGCGCGGACACTGTGGCCAGCCGTATGGCCGTGTTCCGCAGACTGAAGCACCCGAGTGACGCCAATCCGATGTTCGGGCCGATTCGCATCCTTGTCATGCCGATTCGCTCGTTGATTCAGCCGGTGGTCCAAGGCCTTGGCGACGTCGAACCACTCGTATTCACGGTAGGGGAGGATCTACCGCTTGACGAGGCAGCCAAACGACTCATCGAAAACGCCTACACGCGCGTGGAACTGGTCATGGATCGCGGCGAATTCGCCGTGCGTGGTGGCATTCTCGACGTGTTCCCACCTACCGCGCCGCACCCGGTGCGTATCGAATTCTTCGGTGACGAAATCGACACTATCAAGGAATTCCACGCTTCCGACCAGCGCACCTATGGCGAGGGTCTCAAAACCATCTGGGCCACCGCTTGCCGCGAACTGCAATTGACTGATGCCGTGCGCACCCGTGCCAAGGCCCTGATCGGTTCGATTCCCAACGCCGAAGACATGCTCGAGTCCATCGCCAACGCCATTCCGGTCGAAGGTATGGAATCTCTGATGCCCGCGCTTGTGGATCACTTGGAACCGGTGGGCTCCATGCTGCCCAAGCATGCTGTGGTGCTGCTTAGCGACCCTGAAAAACTACGCCGTTCCGCTGAAGATCTGGCCAAAACCGCCAACGAGTTCCTGGCCGCCAGCTGGCATGTGGCCGCATCCGGCCACGGCGCCGGCGCGCCCATCAGCTTCGACGAAGCCAGTTTCCTTGACTATGCGGAAACCATCAGTTCGCTCGAGTATTCCGAGCACCCGGTGATTCGCCTGACGAGTTTCGGTGTAGACACCACGCTGGCCGGCCATGTGCAGCTCGACGCGCAAAACCCAGCCGAATTCCGCGGCGATGAAGCCAAGGCCTCACAAGGAATCGACGGCCTGTTGGATGCTGGCTTCCACGTCACCATTACCGCTGCTGCCGCCGGTACCTTGGCTCGTCTGAAGCGTGCGCTCAACACCACCGGCATCACCACGTTCGATACCATCCGGTCTCAGGCTATCGATGGATTCGTGGACAATGCCGCCAAAATCGCCCTGCTCACCGAACGCGACCTGACCGGTCGAAGCTCTGCGGTTGCTGTGGCCAAAACGCCGAAACGCCGGCGCAAGGCCATCGACTTAGTGGAACTCAAAAAAGGCGATTACGTGGTGCATGAGCAGCACGGCATCGGCCGGTTCATCGAAATGCGCCAGCGCACCATCGGCACCGGCGCCAACAAAACCACCCGCGAATACCTGGTCATCGAATACGCGCCTTCCAAGCGCGGTGCACCGGCGGACAAACTGTTCATCCCCACCGACCAGCTCGACCAGGTCAGCAAATACATCGGTGCCGAAGCCCCCAAGCTCAACAAACTCGGCGGCTCCGACTGGGCGGCCACCAAGGCCAAGGCCCGCAAGCACGTCCATGAGATCGCCGACGACCTAATCAAGCTGTACTCCGCCCGCCAGCGCGCCAAAGGCTTTGCATTCAGCCCAGACACCCCGTGGCAGAAAGAACTGGAAGACGCCTTCCCCTATCAGGAAACCGCCGACCAGCTCACCACTATTGACGAAGTCAAGTCCGACATGGAAAAGCCCGTGCCAATGGACCGTCTTATCTGCGGTGATGTGGGCTTCGGCAAAACCGAAATCGCCGTACGTGCCGCATTCAAAGCCGTACAGGACGGCAAGCAGGTGGCGGTGCTCGTGCCCACCACTTTGCTCGTTCAACAGCATCAGGAAACCTTCACCGACCGCTTTGAAGGATTCCCGGTGAATGTGGCCGCCATGAGCCGCTTCCAAACCACCAAGGAGATCAACGCGACCATCGAAGGCCTGGAAAACGGCATGGTGGACGTGGTCATCGGCACACACAAACTGCTGAACCCGAAAATCAAGTTCAAGGATTTGGGACTCGTCATCATCGACGAGGAGCAGCGTTTCGGCGTGGAACACAAGGAAACGCTGAAAGCCCTGCGCACCAACGTGGACGTGCTGTCCCTGTCCGCCACGCCTATTCCGCGTACGTTGGAAATGGCCGTGACCGGCATTCGTGAGATGTCCACGCTCGCCACACCGCCAGAAGACCGTCTGCCGGTGCTGACCTATGTGGGTGCCTATGAGGACGCGCAGGTCACCGCGGCCGTGCGCCGGGAACTGCTGCGCGGCGGCCAGGTGTTCTATGTGCACAACCGCGTGCAGGACATCTCGTCCATCGCTGACAAGATTCACACGCTGGTGCCCGAGGCGCGCGTCGGCATCGCCCACGGCAAGATGGGGGAGAAGCAGCTCGACCAGATCATCCGCGACTTCTGGCATCGCGACATCGATGTGCTCGTATGCACCACGATCATCGAAACCGGTCTTGATATCTCCAATGCGAACACGCTGATCGTGGACCATGCCGACCGTTTCGGTCTGAGCCAGCTTCATCAGTTGCGTGGCCGCGTTGGTCGTGGCCGCGAGCGTGCGTACGCCTACTTCCTGTATGACCCGTCCAAGCCGATGACCGAGCAGTCGC
This sequence is a window from Bifidobacterium breve DSM 20213 = JCM 1192. Protein-coding genes within it:
- the mfd gene encoding transcription-repair coupling factor, which produces MAVDAKTAADTGHNAHPDLINGSLVGVLSKLEQDKVFHQLAVGDIEVSDDVDNSILAGVPEGLRPALAAAIAQGVNGGAGKPVVLVVASGREAEETVGSLRSWYDGDPNDIAQLEAWETLPHERLSPRADTVASRMAVFRRLKHPSDANPMFGPIRILVMPIRSLIQPVVQGLGDVEPLVFTVGEDLPLDEAAKRLIENAYTRVELVMDRGEFAVRGGILDVFPPTAPHPVRIEFFGDEIDTIKEFHASDQRTYGEGLKTIWATACRELQLTDAVRTRAKALIGSIPNAEDMLESIANAIPVEGMESLMPALVDHLEPVGSMLPKHAVVLLSDPEKLRRSAEDLAKTANEFLAASWHVAASGHGAGAPISFDEASFLDYAETISSLEYSEHPVIRLTSFGVDTTLAGHVQLDAQNPAEFRGDEAKASQGIDGLLDAGFHVTITAAAAGTLARLKRALNTTGITTFDTIRSQAIDGFVDNAAKIALLTERDLTGRSSAVAVAKTPKRRRKAIDLVELKKGDYVVHEQHGIGRFIEMRQRTIGTGANKTTREYLVIEYAPSKRGAPADKLFIPTDQLDQVSKYIGAEAPKLNKLGGSDWAATKAKARKHVHEIADDLIKLYSARQRAKGFAFSPDTPWQKELEDAFPYQETADQLTTIDEVKSDMEKPVPMDRLICGDVGFGKTEIAVRAAFKAVQDGKQVAVLVPTTLLVQQHQETFTDRFEGFPVNVAAMSRFQTTKEINATIEGLENGMVDVVIGTHKLLNPKIKFKDLGLVIIDEEQRFGVEHKETLKALRTNVDVLSLSATPIPRTLEMAVTGIREMSTLATPPEDRLPVLTYVGAYEDAQVTAAVRRELLRGGQVFYVHNRVQDISSIADKIHTLVPEARVGIAHGKMGEKQLDQIIRDFWHRDIDVLVCTTIIETGLDISNANTLIVDHADRFGLSQLHQLRGRVGRGRERAYAYFLYDPSKPMTEQSHDRLATIAQNTALGSGFDVAMKDLELRGTGNLLGDEQSGHIEGVGFDLYVRMVSEAVEKYKEPDEDVEPVSVSIDLPIEASIPIDYIDSDKLRLEAYRKLASARNEADLKDLKEELTDRYGKPPVEFETLFDVARLKFKARKLGVSEILAQSNRVRIGRIDPPESIQMRMTRIYKGTQYRPVTHQLIVPTPFTGSLGQGPMSSDQVVLWTNQLLDDLAWRPQR